TTGATATACAGAAGTCCGTATGTCTTTGGGAGAGTGTGCCAACAACATTAATCCCCATTTTCTGCTTATCTGGGGTCTGGGCAGACAagacccagacttccctctccccagttGCTTGTTCCATCTcttccaggggaatcccaaggtgttCCCAGGTCAGCAGAGAGACAAAGTCCCTCCGGCGTGTtctgggtcttcctctgggtctcctAATGGTGGGACGTGCCTGGAACACCTCACctcagggaggcgtccaggaagcatcctaaccagatgcctGAGCCACCTCCGCTGGCTCCTCTCGACATGGAGAAGCAGTGGCTCTTCTCGCTCTAGTCGCTCTCAGAAGACTAAGCTTCTCACCCCATCTCTAAGGGAGAGTCCAGAGATCCTTTGGAGGAAACTCATTTTGTTCACTTGTTTCTGcaaatcttctttttctgtcactATCCAAGGTGAAGGTGGGACGTAGATTAACCATTAAATCTAGAGCTTCTCCTTTTGGcccagctctctcttcaccactaCAGACCGGTACAGAACCCACTTCACTGCAGACGCAGTACCAATACGCCATGAAAAGTCCTGCATGTTGCTCTGTAAGCTTCCCTCACTTAGGTCCTACTTTAACATACTGGCAACAGCAGAccagttttattaattttataacttGAAAGGTTTATTGATAGAATTAGTGATCTAGACATTGATTttaaagccaaatatttagctacaagctaattatttagctagCAGACtacatctttattttaaaactaactcgaagctacatatttagctctAAACTACACATTTTCTCAGAGttaaatacagtatataactAATATGGAAATTCACGTGTTGATTACCGGAAATGGACTACCAAAATGAAAGCTGGGTCTCGCAGGCCTCTACATAATAAACTCCTGACGGTGAGCCGGCGCAGTCACTGTTGCCATGGATCCACTGGTATACAGTATACTGCTATTGCCATTGAAATGGCTCATCCTATGTTTTAAGCTGAAATGTTGTGCATGAgcaacccaaattattgctgttcatTTCTGACTGTGCAAATTTTCCAAACGGGACCCCACAGTATGGAACCTAAGAAACGCTCGGTTTTTATTGGGTTTTGATACAAAGAGCGCTTCAGTTGGGATAATAGATTCCTTTTACTCTTAGCACTATTATCCAGACTAAACCCTCACATATCCCTTTAAACAGCTGTgttgaaaaaatattgataagTTCCACAATAAAGACaagcaaagcagaaaagttgtacactgtaaaaccaaAGGAACGCTGGTCAAGGATACGTCTGAAACCAAGCAGGGTCCTCTCAGTAGAACCAGTAATGTGCTGAGTTGCAGAATCCGGTGGAACATAAACCATCTCAGATGCAGCATCATGCCTTCAGCTCTCCATTTCCCCTaccatcaaattattatttaaaaggaaaacatcttCCAAAACCCTCGGTTTGGAATCAGGCGTGTGGTGTGGGTTTCTGGGAACCGGACGAGAGGCACGTCTTTCACTTAAAGGGGCACTTCTTGGTTTCTCTCCGATATGAATTGTTTAATTCGTGCCTGGAAGGGCCCCATTCAAAGCAGCTGTCTGCCATTAGGACTGCTATTCTTGTTTACAAAGTGGGGTTGTTAGATTACGGCTGAGAGAGAATCCTAAATCCGAACCGACCCCAAGAATCAGCTCCCCCTCAACCTCCTGCTCCTCTCAATCATCCGGAATATGgagatgagattttatttttcctcttctgtcatttcagaaaaatgttcCATGTGGAAGTTAGCTGCTCTCTCTCCGGCAGACGGAGCAGCAGATAGTGTGACTgatcagggatttttttttaaagttcgaTGGGGAATAGAAAACAATTCCCCTCTCTGCTTCAACAATAATGACATAAGTTCTCGTGTTAGTCCTACAAATCCATCAGCTGGGAGTTATTTCATCAGTCAATTGGTCCTTTTATTGTCAATACCTGCTTCCTTTCTCCTTTATTGTACTTCACTTGAGCTTGCGTACAGTGTTTAACAAAAAactcctttgtttttttgccgCAGACACTTGTGTGTTGGAGCATGAAGCAAGTAGTGACAAATATCCCCTATTTGCTCGGTTGCATTGCTTAGCATTCATCCATGCAGCCTGATAGGATCAACGTTATCCTGTTTGGCACGTTTTCCCCTCATTTGGAATGTACTCATTATGCCTTCCATCTCTAAAGTTGCATTAATGTAAACGCAGCTGCAAAACGACCAGATCAACAGCAGCCACCCGAAAGACGACGCTTCGATCGACACAAAGGGCTTTGAGATCTTCGATCACAAAAACCTCGGTGAACTCTGTGAATTAGACGAATGTCGTAATGAAAGTTTCCAGCATGTGTAACCAACGAAAGAGAAGTCAGATCTCTGGAGATCATGGAGTCCCACAAGGTACTGTACTAGGGCTTAAGTTGTTTATTATGTACATCATTAGCAGGAGaaatttattattgttgtttttacttatttagtttgttcataattgatttaaaaaatctctaatTTTGGAAAGCTAAATGAATTGCCAGTGTTATCTTAAGACAACAGCGAACCTTTAGGACCCTACTGTACTCTGTAGGCTAAATATCACAGTTCTTGTTGTCTAAAATCAAAATGAGTCGGAATTCAAATGTGATGAAGAAAGAAACTGCCAGGAGAAACTTGGACTAGACCATTAGGATGGGGTAAGTGAGAATGACAGTACAGAAACAGGTAGCTTTAGCACAGTGAGATACATAGAAAGTGGTTTCTAACCTCTTCTGCCTTGAAGGGGCTGAATTAATCCGTCACATGGAACAAAATGTGTGGAAATGAGAAAAAGGTTGCCGTAATAATAAACTGTAGCTTAAAGATTACAGTAACAGCCTGACTTTAGTGTTGCCATATTCAACTTTTCATAAAgatcattttgaaaaatgatggTGAAAcactctttatttatttcagtgtgtCGTTCCACAACGATACAATGTCGCCTACAGGCAAGAAACCCTTTCAAAGAgctactttttacatttaaaatggaatgtatttgaataaagtaatttaatatttgatgCGTTTGTGAAATACAGGAgactaaaattgaaaaaaacaatataaaatacaattttctttttcagccatGCACCAGCAGAGTGAAATATTCCCTATAGGCAGTGAAAACAGAGAAccttcagaaaaacaaacaggaaacgtCTTTAAATTTCAAGAACACTGCAGACATCCCGTACCGTGGAGGAAGAGACGCTGCAAACCTGCAGCTTTTTTTTGGTGACCTTGGGTTTGTTTATTcttctttgaagaaaaaacatctatACAGATAAATGTGCCATATTTAAGTTCCAAAACTAagaggtcttttttttttttttcttttactgattCAGGATTCGGTCCATTTAATTTCACTAATATGGAAAACGCCGCGCAACAAATTATTCCAAATGACTGGCAGGAAGACAGAAATGTTCATCTGCACGACGGGGAATCTACTCGGTGTTGCGTGGAAAGTATTACCTGCTGCTGTGAGCCCTTTCAGGCCTTTCACCACGGTTGATGTTCTGAGTCAAGTTTGGGTATTTACAGAATTAACCGTGACTCTGTCCCATTTTGAGATCATTTGTGAAAACGTGAAGACGTTACAGGAGGCAGCTGGAGGTGTTGGGAGAACGGAAGGTTTTCTTCCTCTCTTGAAGCACATCAGCAGAGCCGCACAGAAACTATTTGTGTGGTTAATCAGATTGCCATCTGCTGGAGTGTTGCTGTAACAACAAGTGAAACCCTCCCAGAAGGTTTCCTTCATGTTACGTTTCCTGCAGAAAATTCAAATATtgtggggctttttttttttttttaaatgtttttgcctaAAATATTGCCGCATGTGTCAACCAGATGTGGTTGTTTTTTGGCTGCACTTTGTTCAGCAATTCCACGTTTTTTCTCGTCATGTATCCAGACTTATCCGGGTTATTTGGAGTGAGTCATTTCTGCTCCATATGGActgtttgtatttgtaaattTGACTCAAATGctaaatagttttcaaatttattctgGGATCAGTGACAGCATCGTGAGTACAAATATAAGTGgcaggtgattttttttcctctctctctctctctacatcTGTTTACGAAATGCTTTGAAGAACAACACAATTACCTCAAACCAAAGTGtatctaaaatacattttaatcttgctgaaattttttgtttttcacaatattGTTTACAATATGAATCCATCGCCattctcctcctcatcctcactcGGGCTCTTCTTTGCCGTCTCGAAACGAAGCCGTACAATCATGTTCATGTAAATTTTTCTACATCAAGGCACAAGACAAAGTTGTGTGGGGAGGATCTTTACCAGGGTAAAAGGGGGAATGTTAAGATGTGACTCTCAGCGGGGGGTCGGCGCTACAAATGTGCTCTAACGAGGTGAAACGTGGGgcgaaaaaaagaaagtgatgaccactgctgttttcattttattttccaataatAAGTCATGTATAAAAAAGAGTAACCAtcgggatgttttttttttttttttttttttttactttaaggaGTTCATTTGTTCATGTACATAAAGtaaagatgcttttttttcccaatttttttccagttatttgccaaaagccaaaaaaagagagaaaaagattaATAACAGGATGGATAATGGGGACAAAACATCCTTTCTTTTCCAGTAAGAAGGTGAAAGAAAAGATAAAGGGCCAGTTTAGTATTTATCTGCGTAGTTTTGCCGTGTTGAATTTTGTTcacaggttgttgtttttttttttctttcttttcaggtGTCCGCCtctgaaagacagaaaacaagagaaattgAGGCACATCCTGAGGCAATAACACAAACTTTTATCgataaaaaaactatttgtatAAAACCGTATTTACCATTTCCCAGAAGACTGATGGAGAGCGCTCACATCTGGGTGCTTCTCCTTCGCCTGCCGAAGGCCTTGGCGCCAACGTTGGTGGGAACGAAGTTGCTGTTGCCAATTCCGCCCGACCGGCTGAGGAAGTCGGCCAGGCGGTGGGTCACGCACGTGGCCGTGTTGCAGGCGCGCTTCTGTGTCGTAACGCTGCTTCAGGACAGCAAACGGAGATTAGCACGAAGAAACCACGCTACGAGCTAACACCACAACACACCAGCAGTGCGACAAATTTGATAAAAGTGAACAAATAAGGTAACAGCTTATGTATTTTCTTACCTGTTGACTTACTGAGGACTTCCCAGACAGATTTCAAGGCATCGTAAAAGTTCATTTACGCTccaatttgtttaattttggtATTAAAGTGTATTTACGCTCTAATTTCGTTCTTGCGTGTTCATACGAACCAATTTTTGTGTCTTTAACGGACGAACAGGAGTTAAGGCTTCCTTGTAGAAAATTATGTTCATTGAATAACAGACATTGGTGTCTACATGAGTGGATTATTTTCTTACCTTTGGACGTACTGAAGCGTTTTATAGTATATTTACACTCTAATTTGTTTCGTTTTGCTCGTGTTCATACAACCCAATTTTGTTGTGTCTTTAAAAAACGAACAGGAGCTAAGGCTTCCTGGTAGAAAAATACGTTTATTGAACAACAAACATGGTGTCTTCATGAGTGGATTATTTATTAATGGTTACATTAAGTGATCTGTCTATCAGATGCCATCAAAAACACTACACAGAAATGGATATCTGATATTGTAAATTACAGCTGTGTAAATTGTGTCTGATTGTCtgagaaaaaaggaacaaattatTCTCtgccccaaaaaaaaaaaaaaaaaaaaccaagcagGGTAAAAAGGCGGGAAAGAGGTacataaaaagagagaaaacagtcAGGTTCTTCTCAAGCCGGTAGGAGTCAGCATGCACTTGCCAGGATGAAAAATACGGAGAGCAAACCGGGATGAAGAGatagaaaagaaggaaggataaataaaaggagagagaggagaaagaagGGTTCAGATGCTGTCAAACGTCTCGCCGTAGCTTGCATAGCTGTCCCTCTCAGGAGCGCCGCGCTTCTTGCCGGGCGTTCCCGCTCCCACGTTCGTGCGGGGGAATGTCTGCAACTTGTGCAGCTCCTGAGACAGTTTGCCCAGCACGCAAGTGCTGAGGTTGGAACAGCGCTTGGTTAGAGGCCTGTCCATGCTGTTGGGGAGGGGACACACAGAAAAAGACATGCAGAGGAAAAAAGGACTCATAGGTAagggaaaacatgcaagagaAATCATCATCGTTTGGTCTTTTCTCTAACCTCCGCTCACACGCCGCTCTGACCTCGCATGCATTTCTGTCTCATGCCgtcacaaattaaacaaaagtggAATAGGAACGTCTCGAATCTCATACAGCATCATGCCACcagcttttcttttgtgaaACATTCAAAGAACTCGTCATCCGTCCCATCATGCGCCAACCTCCAACCCCCTCTCCCACAAATCCTTCTTCTTTTACACCAACAAAAACAGCCCATCCAATTCGCACAGTCATGCAGCTTCCCGTAACTATAACTGACATCATGCacacttgtttttttggggAGGGGGGCCTGATAAGTGAATATATGCTTTTCACATGCCCAGCAGGCAGTTTTTCACCCCTTCACACAGTCAAAACCAGGCTTGTTTCATGCGGGAAAAAGGGTCATGACAGAGaatacagatttcttttttatttgtttctccattttagcattttgttgtggggaaaaaacatgttttttatttatttatttttggttttgttttttttccctatatAAGGACATACCTCTCTAGAGCTGACTGATGATGATGCATCAGCAGTGGTGTTAGAATGAAACCAGAGAGTGAAATGTGGGAACAATCTAAAAACAATCTGTCCGGTTGACATTTTCGCTAAAAGCAGCCGGGTTCAGGACCTGTCCACATTGTTGCCTGAACAAAATGTAGTCTAATAATTCTAGAACATGTTCTAGAAAGTTCTAGAACAAATCTGTTCTTAAACCCACCACACTATTTGTACAACCCTCCAGAAAAAGGCATGGTAATATATAAGTTAATAAAGTTAACTTCATGATCAATTAATTGAGACTATTCTACATCATTCCATTAGAAATCGAGTCGTCTGTGAGTTTGCTTCTGCTGTAAGGAAATATTAAAGCTTTATGTGAGGAAATAAGAGTCGGACGTACCTGTTTCCCTCCGTCACCTGCTGTTCCATCTCTTCTGCCGTCATCTGCACAAACTCCTTGACGATGGCGTTCAGTAACCTTCGCGCCTCGTAGTCCGTGAGCGTGACTCGTTCTGACATGGACTCTAAACCTGGTCTGTGACGGGACGTTTCAGGAGACAACAAGGGGACAAGCGGTCAGTGGGCCAGGAGTTCAGTTTGGTTCCTAACCCCCTTAGGAAGCTGCCGGACATTTGTCACACATTTCATGGGGCGTTTAAGTAACTCAAAAGCTGgcttttgaacatttctgaagagGTCTAAGAGCTCACACGGCCCCACAACCGCCCTGAGATGccaggatgtgtgtgtgtgtgggtgtgcgtgtgtgtgttttggggtGGGATCTTGGGGTGCTGGTAGAGACGATGGATGGAAAGGAGAGGCAGAGACATCAGCACCTCGGAGAGTAATGACGTCTGGGTTTGAGGGCCAGCGGCCAACAGTAGGGAGGGGTTGGGGATCGGCTGGGGGGGCGAAACAATCTGCGGAAAGTGCCCCATATGAGAAAGGGGGGTTGTTTTCCAACAAGCTTTAGATTTATTACAAAATCAATAGCTTCATAGGAACGCTCGGGGGAGTGGCTGGAATGAAGCTCCGTATGGATATATAGGTCTCATTTATCTCCCTCGGGAGTGAATTACAACTTCCTCTATTTGTGTCTTATTAATAGTATGCAAACTGCGGAATAGATGTGCAATAACGTGCAGCAAAATCCATGTTTTTCCGGTTTTCTTTCCTAACTTCATGACTTCTATATTCTAAACTTAGCATTAGATTTATCTTTTCTTATTATTTGCATCATAATGTTTAGCGACAACTAAGACATCCAAGGTTGGGATTAAATCAAGCACATTCTattcttttccattttatcGAGTCAAAGGAATTAGTAAAACAaccttttaaatgtaaaatatttcaaatgtaagaATGTATtcgtacactgcaaaaacacaaaatcttaccaagtacttttttgtttactttctagtggaaatatcttggAACACTGCAAATAAGAGaactaacttttcagaaaaaaaataggagaTTGTTTTAGGCTAACAATTCCTCagtattgatgaaaagtactagttccactggcaaattattttatttataacaagacatttaaaaCGAATTCTGTCAATGTTACTTTTTAGAatcaatattagggaattattaacttaaaacaagctcctatatcttgctgaaaaattacttgtaatttagtttgtcttatttccaagtgtaccaagatatttgcattagagaCTGGAAGATAAATAATTTACTAGATTTTGTCTCTTTGCCATGTAGTTGAATTTACAGTATGCTATATATTTGATAGTAAAACATCACACTTGTACATGTACATTTACGTATATCAGCTTCTACTGCTTCTGTTAATGTTGCTGCAGATAATTCCtcaaaaagaaagacataatgactagaaaaaccttttaagactacagttttgttgttttttttaaagaaaaactcctGAAAACCAGGAAACCAATTGTTTGTCATATGAGCGTTGCTTTTAAATCCAGAAATCACTGCAAGTGCTTGACAGCCGCTTGAACGAAAAGTAAGCCGCAAGAACCGCGTCTCACCTGGCAGGGGCGGCTTGTGAGCAGTACATCTGGCAGATGACCAGGGCGTAGGCAACGAGGAAAGCGGAGATCTTCAACATAACCATGGTCCCCtgcaacaggaaggaaaacacCCCAACCCTGTCGTCAGCATCTTGCGCACTGATGTACCTACAAGGCAACATGTGTAACAAACGCACTTGCTGCTCGCCGAGccccttcttcctcctctcccccccccACCCTTGAGTTCCTATCAAACTTGGCTTAGTTCTCCCCACGTCTCCTCATCCTCACACACACGGCAGCCACCCCCCCCGCCCGTTCTACTCTTGTTCACCGAAACGCACTGTTCCGAAATATCCAACAGCGAGCACAGGACATGTAGTTCTCTCATGTCATACGCAGCGGGGACTGGAGTGCGACATGCCTGCAGGTAGCTGGGTAtgcataaatgtgtgtgtatgtgtttgtgtttgagaaGGAGGGGGCGGGCGGGTAGGCAAGGGTCCCAGACTCTGCAATATAGGTAGCAGTTGCTGGAAGAGGAGGGGTGAAAAGATAGGTGGTGTTGGGGGGGGTTACTCCAAGCTTGCCAACTCCCTAAGGGACCAGTGCATTAGTGTAATGAGCTTCCAGCACTCTCtaacacacacgcgcgcacccCTTTTgtctgcaacacacacacactttgagCTGGTTGCTTCTGCCCGTTTTTCTCGTTCTTGTGAAGTGCAACGCCTCagcaatttcttctttttttttttttttgctttttctggaGATTTCCTTGCCCATTGTTTCTAcctttcctccccctttttccGACTTGGCTGAGTCTTTGGTCCCCAAGAGGAAAACGGGAGCTTCCCAACATGCTTCTGCTTCTGGTAACCAGCCTCATTTCATTCACATCAACCCAGTCAAACAGCTGCCACCCGTCTAATCCCACAACCAAAGAGTCAAAATACAACCCCGACCCACTGATGTAGACAATAAAGGAAGTCAACACTCACCTTCAATGGTAATCACCcagcagtaaaaataaatttatataaatatctcTCTGAATCTCTGttcaaaacaacaagaagttGACTTTCTCTCAACTTGCAGGACAACTCTTGACTCTGTTGCATGAAGCGCCAACCACCAGCCTATATATCCCACCACTCGGATTTGTGCATCGACTGTGTAGGTGTTTAATTATTTGCCGGCAGCCAATCGCGTGGGCCGTGATGCTACGGCGAGCCAATGGGAAGCCTCCTCTAGACCCCCCGGTTCGGACTTGGCTCGCCGTTGAGAGATACGGCTTTTGTGCTGACGTCATTCCTCAGTCACTAAGTGCTCCATTCACAAAATTCACCAGTCATATGGACCATTTGCCATCCCTCGTTTGCATTGATGTCATTAATCAAATAACAGGCAGAGCGAACTGGTGGACGTGCAGTAGCACCGCCGGCGATAAATAGTTGAAAAAAGTTTCCAAAAATGGTTCGTTTCATGCTGTATCTCAACCTATGAGATCAATAAAGGGCACCCCCACCCCTGTAAgtcaccgcttcccccccctgaatAAGCACTTGCAGGCGGGGCCATCTGCTGGGGATGGACGTATACTACACAGTGACGCACTTCTGGACTCCTGCACTTCATTCATAATGCTGCCAACTTCATTGTGCTTAATCACAATCCAGACTTCCTGCAGTGAGTTTGAGTAGTCAGCCAAGAACTTTAGAGTCTCTAGTATAAATAACTGATTACCTTCAGACAatttttgctctctctctctctcagcaaGTCTTACAAGTACTTTTTTATTAGTAAAGCCACAAGTAAAGTGTGGCAATCTCCTGTCCGGAGTAAAAACCTCGAACCACATTAAGGTAATAAAGCCTTACCACGGCCAGTCCAGTAATGACCGAAGCTGCTCAGGCCTCCTCCCACACAAGTGAGCAAACAACCAATCGATGACAGCCTGCGACAAGGGCCGTTTCTCAACGGCAATTACACAAGTGTTTGCCCTGCACAATTGTCTCAATGCCCTGCCTTTTCATTAGAGGGGCAGGGcggcgtgtgcatgtgtgtgtttctttctaAACTGCCTCACATGAGCACGCGTGTATGGAAAATGTCTTTCTATGTGTACTTAATGCCGGACAAATtggacaggtgtgtgtgtgtgtgtgtaggcctATATGTCAGAGTAAACTAAAGGGGAGGGGTTGCCTCTCCATGTTTGCGTCACAGAGGAACCCCATTATACGGGATGAGCCTTTTAGTGCTATTGAGCCACATGGTTCAGCCTTGTCAGCTGCTAAATCACTGCTGAATAGGCAGCTGCCGGGCCTCAAGCCACATCTTTTGGACTCTGGAACTTCCAGCAAGCACTTTCTCACAAATAAGAACAAAGACGTTTTCTTGGGCTTGTGCATTTGCTTAGGTTTCTGCAGTTAAAAGGTTTGTGCATTGTTTCGGTGAAGGGCTTTGGATCGTGGAACTCTTTCTTCATATTGTTAATGAAGGTAGCCACCACTTTGCTACAGGGTTCTTGCAAATGCATTCTTCCCTCTTAAGAATTTGAACATTAAGCCATTAAGAGCACAAACGTTTGTTCACAGTTGCTGGGCTTCACGATAAACGGCGTGGACGCTCCCAACAATGAGCTGTGGATGGTTCCTGGAGTACACTGAGCCTCCGTGATGTTTGGGCGAATGCACCCAACTATTCAACAAGTAGAAAATTGAAGAACTCCAAAACAATGCAGCATTAAAGTAAAAGAACTTCATCAAAGtcagtttgttttccttccaggtCTGTGCTGTGCTGCCCCTGTCAATTCTATCCAATGGGAGCAATGATTGTCATAGCTATGTTTACAAGACATAACTCATTTGCAAAAAGTACTATCCCAAAGAAAACCGCACCAAATGAAATAATAGTCTACTTTCTAGAGACCAAACAAGCCCATCAAAGGACTTTCCAGGTGTGAACACACCCTTAAACAGGATGGTCAACAGATGTGTTTAGGATTAGCTCAATCTAAGCTAGtcctaatgttttattttacagtgtgaTGTTTGTGTGCGTGAGTTCAAAGTATCTTCAAAAGGTGAAAGAAAATCATCGTCCTTCCTCCTGAATAGCTACGTTTTCAATACAAATGTACCCAAAACTTTTTCAGTATTCCGCGAATCTCGAAAAAACAATTCCACATCTGTGGTGATTCCATGAAATCACAgctgaataagtttgtttaccgcaataagtcattaacaaaaaatgccACGCTGcgatcctccaactacttcctgccGTCTTCGTCTTCGGGGTTTTCACTTGTGGAAAtgtccggttgttgatcatctGACTTGTGTGAtgagaaaaaaggtttttcattgCAGCTTTCCGAAATAAACCAACTTCGACACGACCAAAAAAACCACCTCTGCGCCAAAACATTTAATAGAAATACTAAACGCAGCCATTGTAGTAAAGCATGCTTCTCCTAAACATCTTATGAGAGTTTCCTGAAGTTCAAAATGCTCAATAACAAATAAGTGATACTTGCTCAGCTTCTAATTAGCTTTGCTAATTGGTCAAGCATTTACAGGCTAATTACAACAACCTCTCACTAAATGATGATAGTGATGACACTAATGGCATTCAATGTCCAACACCTCAGATATAGACACAGCTGAAACATCATAACGTTattgtacaaaaacatttctgaaaggtATTTAACGGCAAAAACCAAATCATTTCAGACAAACACTTGTTAGGCTCAACTTGTCTAGGTGTTGCAACAACAGGGCAGTTATTCAACTtaatttgtttaagtattagTAGAGGATGGCAGAAGGTTACTTGGGTACAAAACAGTAATGAGCTGTGACTGCTGTCCAGTGGGAATGTCAGGAGAGAGGGCGACCTTGTCGGGAACTGGAGAAAATTAATCACTTATGACTATGTACTTTACAGTTTGTGGTCAAATAACACATTCCAACAGCATTACATATTCAACGTCTTCAGTTCTTACGTCTTCTGTAGTCAACATCAGGAGGAATAGAAGTGTACAAAGGACatacaaagagaaaacaatccATTTCACTGaatgtaagtttgttttgtagGGAAAACAGCATTGCCTTTCCAGATGCCTCTTCATGGCTTTTTCCTGACTGTATATTCTATGTCATAGGGGAACACTCACTATTTGTGCATCTTCGCCAAACATTGTACGCTCGCATCTGGACGAATGTGTCTTCAGTGCCTGCTtccgtgtgtgtgggcgtgtatgtgtgtgtgtgtgtgcatgctcGCGCTCTTTCAGCGTGGCTGTTCCTTTTTTTGGTTCATTGGCATCACACTTCACCCTTGGGAGATGCAATGCGCAAGCCACCCCGACTCCAGCAAAGTTTCGCCTCAGTTCCTGAAAAACTTCCGAGCGCCGAGTCGATAGAGTAACCTTTAAAGCGGGGCCTCCCCCAGCTGAGATCAACACACCCAGCCTAGAGTAAGTCATTACTGTGGACACAACTTCCCCCGCGGTGTAACTGGGTGCAGACAAATGTGCGATATGTAGCGTTCATGGCTCACCTATGTTGGGCCAATCAAGGATCTCATGTGGAAATGTAACAGTTCTGGAAGTCTAGCAGAAATGATAGCAACACCCAAGAGTGACGCTGTTGATATAACAGGAGGGATGAAACGGAAACCAAATGGTTGAGCCCATTAAAGGGGCTATATGCTGTAAAAGTGAAAGTGTGTTTGTGCAAAGTACACATGGATAGATACAGTATTTACAGGGAAGTCAAATGTCACGAAAGGTTGGTAGGGTTGTATAAtgggtttttcattatagttttaTATTGCTGTTACtctaattcagtttgtttttagagtgtttactagtttttattagttgctattagct
Above is a window of Xiphophorus hellerii strain 12219 chromosome 2, Xiphophorus_hellerii-4.1, whole genome shotgun sequence DNA encoding:
- the LOC116737033 gene encoding calcitonin gene-related peptide isoform X2; the encoded protein is MLPCRYISAQDADDRVGVFSFLLQGTMVMLKISAFLVAYALVICQMYCSQAAPARPGLESMSERVTLTDYEARRLLNAIVKEFVQMTAEEMEQQVTEGNSSVTTQKRACNTATCVTHRLADFLSRSGGIGNSNFVPTNVGAKAFGRRRRSTQM
- the LOC116737033 gene encoding calcitonin-1 isoform X1; this translates as MLPCRYISAQDADDRVGVFSFLLQGTMVMLKISAFLVAYALVICQMYCSQAAPARPGLESMSERVTLTDYEARRLLNAIVKEFVQMTAEEMEQQVTEGNSMDRPLTKRCSNLSTCVLGKLSQELHKLQTFPRTNVGAGTPGKKRGAPERDSYASYGETFDSI
- the LOC116737033 gene encoding calcitonin-1 isoform X4, which produces MVMLKISAFLVAYALVICQMYCSQAAPARPGLESMSERVTLTDYEARRLLNAIVKEFVQMTAEEMEQQVTEGNSMDRPLTKRCSNLSTCVLGKLSQELHKLQTFPRTNVGAGTPGKKRGAPERDSYASYGETFDSI
- the LOC116737033 gene encoding calcitonin gene-related peptide isoform X3, producing MLPCRYISAQDADDRVGVFSFLLQGTMVMLKISAFLVAYALVICQMYCSQAAPARPGLESMSERVTLTDYEARRLLNAIVKEFVQMTAEEMEQQVTEGNSVTTQKRACNTATCVTHRLADFLSRSGGIGNSNFVPTNVGAKAFGRRRRSTQM